The sequence below is a genomic window from Marmota flaviventris isolate mMarFla1 chromosome 9, mMarFla1.hap1, whole genome shotgun sequence.
TATGTCACAGTGCCCCTATGGATCAGACTAAGATTAGACATAAACTGAAACACTTTGTTTggctcttttcctttcctaactACTTCACTCTCTCACTTGCAGGTTTTTCCTCATCACTGAATGCCTGTCTCAGGTTCTGCTTATAGGGAACCCAGCATCAGGCCACATGTTAATACTCTGCTCTATTTTCCCAAatcatgtttttattaatttctggaGAATTTCAGATCCACTCTGGGCTGTGAGCATCACAGGATCTAAATTAGCTCATGTGTGTGTACTAAGGAactagataaaaaaaaagtgggttcTTTTGAAGTAATTGTAAGAAATACCTGCAATGTAGGGTCATTCTGAGGTAAATGCTTACTTAGTCCAGTGCCTGACATGTAGTACATTCTCTTGGAAGTTTGAGAGcggggatttctttttcttttctttttttgtttttgtttttgtttttgtttacttgtgTATCCCAAGTACATCCAGGTGAGTACTTTCACATAGTGTGCACTCAGTAAGtaatgtgttgaatgaatgattatTTAAGTTTTGCTTTGAGGGTTCAAGGTGATGTGCTGGCATTTGACCAGCAGAGGGCAGAACCTATGCAAAGATCTGATGGGCTGAGGGAGATGATTGGAACAGAGCTTTCAGACAGGCTGGCACAGATATAAGGGAGGGCTGAGAGAGCAATGCCTACATCATAGCACATTAGAAAGTTTAAATATAACCCTTTAAAAtactagaattttatttaatccaaCTCTCAGTAATGTAATACACTCATCATCTACTTTGTGAATTCAGATAGATAATTAATTCTAAGGCCCTGAGAGCTCCCTAGATTTGCCATATTATCTGTAGCTCTTCTTTTGAACTTAGAAGCTACCCCAGACCTCTCATAAATCCCCTTTTGTGCTTATGCTAATTTACATTGGGCTTCTAAAATATGCAAGCAAAAGCAtttgagttattttattattaagctCTGTGAGTGTGAAAAGTGTGTGAGGGAGAACCTCTCCTACCAATGGGGACTCTGAAGTCTTAGAGGAGCCATCCCAGGCCTGCTTGCTGCTCTGTCTCTCCAGGAAGCTATTTCTCACACTTTTCTCTACAAGCTTGCTTTGCCttattcccttcattccctttgctCACTTAGATCTGTCCTATCTTTCAAAGCCCAGTCAATGACTCTTTTAGAGCTACTCAATCTCATTTCTCAAAACCCTTACAGCACTCTCCCTTGGCCATTCATTCTTACACTCTATTGTTCTCCATATTTTATTTGGGAGTTTGAGCTGGGCAGTCTCTAAAGCCCTATAAGCTGTATATTTCAGAATCTGTTCTTTCCATAGGGCACATCTCCTTAAGTCTCCACTTTCTCcctcaagaagaaataaaggaaggctTGAACACAAAAGGGGCTCAACACAGATTTGCAGGTAGTTCACCAACTGCTTGTGGGAGAGAATGCATCCTTAAGCTTCCATTCAAGAAACACaaaggcatttatttttattttttcaaagtagaaGTAGCTCCTCTCCCACTTGTTACATAAGTAACATACTTATGGTCAAATAAGTCAAGTATTATATATTCAATTATAAAGTAGAAAGGGAAAAATCATACATAATCCTATTCCTCAGAGATCAAAATAGTCTTTCAGAGTTTTGCTATACACAAATATGTATGTTTCAGTGGGGCCTGCTGGGTACCACATAGAGATCCCTTAAATTGAAATCAGACAGACAGAATGGTGGGCAGCTCCAGTCAGGGATTCAGGGCAAATAGCTTTTAAATAATTCACTCACCATATTGTACAAATTAGATTGAACTACATGAAATTACTGATATTTGGCAATTTTTGTCCTATAAAAACACAGCGATTTTACATGGTTCAACTGAATGCATATGAAGCCTAGGACAGAACTCATGGGTTCCTTGGAGACTTTCGAGTTTAATTATTACATAGtgctgaagaagaaaaaggaccagagagaaaaggaactagagagaaaaatgacCAGCCTAAGGTCATTTACCATATTAGTGGCAGAAACAGGGCTAGTTCTCCTATTGAACCACACTCTGAATCTGTTAATATGATAATCTCATAGGTGTGATAATAATGTTCTAGAAGAGCATTCCAACTTAGTATCAGAAGATATGTCACAGAATGTAATCAAAGCAGAAGAGGCTGCTTTAGATGTAGTGAAGGTCCCATGACTGGAGATATGGTGGTACATTTTTGTAATCTTTACTAAAGTAAGGTACTTctgaattttcctttcttctctctttttattgCACCAGGTAATGACCTCtagagtgttttaccactgagccagggGCCACAcccacatccctaatccttttttattttttattgtgagacaggctCTTAtaaagttgtttagggcctcgctgatTCGTTTTCTTAAAGAGAATCCCCAGAATTGTATAGGCTTCAGGCTTGGGTCCACTCCAGTGTGACACAGAGTTTTGAAGTGCTAGGCAAGGAGACCAGAGCTCTGTGGTTCCCAGTCATGGTACCTCTCTGGCCCAAATGGGCAGCATGGCACTTTGCCTGCTTTTTGTGCAGGGTAGAAAAGGTAAAACcactgtgtgtgttttaaaaaccACCCAGAAATGTGAActaacataaataagtaaatttactCAGACTTCCTGTCCACGATATGGGATAATCATTACTGCATCTCATGGTTGTTGAagagaacacattaaaaaatgtctCCAGAGCATCTTCCTGTTCATTTCCCTTTGCTACAACTTCTCCTTCTTTACAACCCCATCCCCCAAGTACTCCTGCCACTTGACCAATCATTGGTCATTATCTTTTTTGTACTGTTCTGTGTTTGATCATGGGCTCACACTGTTATATAAAGTCTGTCTTTGCCTGGAAAAAGTTTTATCCACAAGGCCCAGGCCTGGTAGCCCCTCCTCTCACACCCCATTGACGACCTCCCTTAGCCCTGTTTCTTGTTGACTTTATAGACAGTGAAGGCTGATGTGGTCCATAGCTGAGTTCTGGAGGTTCCAGAAGACAATCCTCAAGTGTCTTAATATCtaccatccccagcccctttgtgtCAGATCATAGACACACGATTCTTGATGTATACATGATAGGGGTCACTACGCTTGTCCACTTTGCGAGAACGGGTGTATCCCAGGATGAGGCTGCCCACAGTAACAGCAAACAGGAACATGACAAAGAGAATATACATGTAGGAGTTGTCATCACGGCCAGGGAGGTTGAGCCGCCGCTCCTCAGTCTGGTTATCTGACCCTGGTCCTGGTCCTGGCCGGCAAAGCAAGTTGCTGTGAAGAGTAGCATTTAAGGCCTTCAGCACAGCATGCAGGCTCTCATACCACGTCTCAGTCCCATTGGTAGTCTCCATAGCAACAGAAATTGAGGCTGGGGGAGAATCAGAGGATGCTATGATGGtgagagaaaagagggagaggaTGGCTTCTATTACCTTCAGCTTGAGTGACTTCCCCACTTTTCAGATCTCAGCTAGAATCCTAACATTACAGTGTACTCTCACTATTTGCTTACTTGTCTGTCTTCTCCACTACATCACAAGCTCAATAAATGCAGGAACTATATCTGTTTATCTACTGATATAGGTAGTGACAGTACTTGTGACAGTACTTCATAGTGCTCCAGTAAATACCTGTAGAATAAAACCTTCCTGGACCATTGTAACCCACATTaatttcacttgtttcttttatCCCCTTATGTCACTGAGCTTTAGGCTAGAAGGGCCCTAGAATTATTTAATATAGCTCCTTCCATTTTATGCACAGGGAAACTAAAGCCCACAACAAATAAGTAGCTTGTCCATGATCACAGAGACTGAGAGGTATGGCCGAGATAAAGTCTCACTCTTGCAAGACCAACTTAGAGTTCCTTCAGGTCCCATCCCAGCTCTCCATGGGACCATGTGGAACCATTAGAAGATAGGCATCAGACTCTCCTTCAGAACAGTTCTTTTTATATAATGCATAGATGCCATTTAAAGATACTTAGATGGCTTAGATTTCACCTATTTGGAACCAAAGACTGGCTCATGGGACCTCTCAAGAATTCTTggtgcgggctggggatgtggctcaagcggtagcgcgctcacctggcatgcgtgcggcctgtgttcgatcctcagcaccacatacaaacaaagatgttgtgtccgccaagaactaaaaaaaataaataaatattaaaatttaaaaaaaaaagaatccttggTGCCAAATACTAGGTATTCCTAGCTCTTTGGGGAAATTGTTTTGGAAAAGATGGGACTGGAAGAGCAGAAAGAAGGTTAATGATCCCTTCAGGCACTGGAGAAAAGGAGAACAGATCCAGCTGTGAAGGGAGTAAAATGTTCAGTCTGGTTTGGGGTTTACCTGCAGCACCTCAACTATCCTGCCTCCTAAAACAAAGGCATTACATACCTAGTTTACATTAGGTGATAAtaaattttccctttccttcttctcaAAAATCCTTAgtctattacaaaaaaaaaaaaaaaaaaaaaaaaaaaatcctaagacaACTTtgcatcctgtctctaaacaaaaaacaaacaaacaaaaaaacatgccATTCCCATTAACTAGGTTTCACACTTACTTCCATCAGGAAGCCTTCATCCAGGGCTCCCACCCCTCAACCATATTCCATAAGTTTACCAGCTCAGCTTTCCCTTCCCCCACCATTTACATATAAGGCAATTTGCGGctgtactctttttttctttcttcctttctttttttcagtgtaattagacacaataccttaattttatgtatttatttttatgtggtgctgatgattaaacccagtgcttcacacgtgctaggtgagtgctctactgctgagccacaaccccagccagtgGCTGTACTCTTGTTTTTCATAAGCATATCAGGCCACATGGTCCTATTTAGCAGGACTATATCTCCCCCCAAGTCTAGGAGACTACCCTGAGACTCATTTGGTGTTCTTTTTTACCAGGGGACTGGATGGGTATTCTCCTCTCAGCAGTTTCCTGTAAATATGTCTACTCTTAGGACTTTATAGCTCAAACACCCATAATTCACTCACTAGTTCCAAAGCCATCCTTCATGTAGGTAGAGctatcaataaaccaaataatgataattaactGCAAGGTCTCCCTCCcagaaaatatgataaatattgatGAGTGGTTCTTTGAATGCATAAGTTGGGAGGAAGAATCAGTCTCGGACCCTCTGCCATCTAGTACTTGTGTTGTCTTATCTGGATGGAGGAGGGGGAAAAGATCAAGGGCTCACTCAGTTAAGATCTAGGAGACATAGATTCTCACCTAGTACTCTTGACAGGCAAGAAATCTGTGTCTTTGCTTGCATGTGCCAATGGCATGGAGGAGCATCACAATGAAATGAATGACTCAATGAATCACTTAGCAAGTCATCCTTTTTCTAGGCCAGGTCCTATGCTGGGACCTCAGGGAGACTTGAACCTAGTCCCTGCACTCAGAGGCTCATCTCCAGTTTTAAATGATTGGGGTCAAACCAGGAGCTACTGAGGCTTAAAAGAAGTAGTGAATTTTGATCAGGGCTCAGAGAACATTCACAGTGTGGGAAGCATTTCAACTGGACTTTGAAAGATTTTTAGGAGGTAGAGAagacaagagaaggaaagggtTGAACAAAGTACATTAATGAGAAAGTGCATAAAATGTTTAGATGCATGGAAAGTAACATGATGAGGTTAGAGCATAAAGTCATGGAGGGCAAAACAGGATGTGGGACAGGAGAAACCGACAGGAGCCAGACCATGAAGGACTGTGAGTGACATGCTACAGAGTTGGACTTTATCCTGTAGTAGGATTGtaagaagaaaagatgaagaagaaagaaaaaaaagcaatcgTAGGAGAGACCTCAATCTAGAAAACTCACTAAATGGCAGGCAAACTCACATTTTATCCTttgaaagaagataaaatgatCAGATCTATACTGAGAAAAGATGCTCTGGTTGCTATGTGGACTGGAAGGGACAAGAATTGAGGCAGGAGGTCTAGTGATAAGGGTGTTGAAATTGTTTAGGGGTAAGATGCTGAGTCCTGGGTGAGGGCAGAAGGGATGACTGGGCTGGGGCAGGAACAGATGTGGAGATGTGACAGTTGTCTGGAGGATGGAAGGGCTAAATGTGGGTTGAAGGAGGAAGAGACCTCAGACAAGTTTACAGGTAGACAATAGACAGCATTTGTGTCTAGAGGAGCACACTTTAAGGGAAGTATTCCCAGTTTGGCCTTCAGTCTTCTTATCTATCAAAATAGACCATCATTGGGAGTTGTTATAGAATGGACACAGAATGttagttttgcaagatggaaaagttctagagatctatAGCACAATGATATGAAAATAGTTAACATTATCCAATACTTAAATGGTTAAGATGGCAAATTTtgtattatgtgttttttttacCATAGttaaaacaatcaaaaaagaTTATCACCCCTGCCCTGGCTTCCCTAAAGGCTTGCTataagcatatatttttattatgttgaatATAACTCAatttttttagaaacaaatacatatatatatttttttaaataaaagcagtaCATATATGAAGGTAAACTCTCTCTATTCCTGGTCATCCAGGGCTCCTTTCCAGGGCAGACACTACTGTTAATTTTCTTAGGTATCCTTGGAAAGGGGCTTTAAATGACGGCTAGAGGGAGGGTAACCTCAATCTAGAAAACTCACCAAACGGCAGGCAAACTCTCTGACTCTGAGATGGCTTCAGGAATCTCCTTGTGGATACCTTAAGGCTCCTTAATTGCTCAGTCTCTTCAGGATGTCTCTGGACATGTCTGGGGTCTCAGTATTGACTTTAGGCACTAGAAGGGGCCAGAGCTGGAaaatgggaaggaagaagaaaccaGACACATAGAACAAACTTCAGAACCAGGGTGGATCACTCAAGGCCAGTTCCTGAGGGTTGTGCAATAGTCTTTCTGTGGGCTCAGACCCCCTTCTAgttctcctccccttcctgcaGCAGCTGGGTCAGGCCTGCCTAGGGCTGTACTTACAGGAACTATGCAGTGGCCAAGAGGCACCAGATTGCTGTCTCCCAGCTCCAGACTCACAATGTCTTAACTGCATGACTTCATGAAAAGCCCCAGTTTAATATATGGACTCCTGCTGTGGGATCAGCTAATGGTGCAGCTTAAAACATCCTCCTACCCAAGAGACTTTTAGAATCCCAAGGGAGTGATGCAAGTGGTAGAATAGTAGTTATGTAATAACAAATGATGTGCTACTGATCAAATCTATCTAGACAGACAGGGTCCAAATACATTCAATTGTCTCACAATTAACACTATTTGTGCACACTTTTCTTGGGAAAATTAAAGCAGAATATTATGAAGCATTGGAACCAGACACTCCCCAGATACTGACGGacgttttatttttatgaagaagagGCTGGAAGGGCCTTCAAAGTCCATCTAGTCTAAGTGTCCTCATTTCATGAGAGAAATGCCTTGGCTCAGCTGCTActtgtgtgactttgggcatatgacttccttttttttttccctctcagctTCTATCGGCCTCTGTAAAATGAAGGGATCTGATCAGCTCTAACATCCTGTGACAGTACAGATCACAAACCAGGCTGTGAGATCTTGGGAGACTGGTTAGACTGGTGGGAGAGGCACTTTGATGGTTTTTTAGAGCCCCTCAATTCCCAAGATAGAGAAGACTGCAGATGTTTTCCTCAGGTTAAGATACTACTGAGGGTTgtagctgtggctcagtggtagagtgcttgcctagcatgtgtgaggcatggggtttgattctcagcaccacatatagataaaataaaggtccactggcaactcaaaaaaatattttttaaaaaaagtcactcCTGAGCCCTGGGACCAACTTACACCTAATATTCATTCCAATCTAGATAAGCTAAGAACCAAATCAATTGACTTGTTCATTTTCCCTCTTAGCAGCCCACCTGCTGATAAGTGGTCTAGCATGGGGAGGAGACATACTGTGTGCAAAGTGGTGAATGGTACAGTGTGGAGGACAGGGTGGGCTCTGAGGTGGGGTTCACTGAAAGGTGTGAAGATTCATCATCAGGCTCTCCTGCTAGGGTTTCTGTGGATAGACTCAGGTATTTGTGGTTCTGATGGGAGGAGCAAAGAGGCCATAGGCCATGGATTTGG
It includes:
- the Kcne3 gene encoding potassium voltage-gated channel subfamily E member 3 isoform X2, with the protein product MPASISVAMETTNGTETWYESLHAVLKALNATLHSNLLCRPGPGPGSDNQTEERRLNLPGRDDNSYMYILFVMFLFAVTVGSLILGYTRSRKVDKRSDPYHVYIKNRVSMI
- the Kcne3 gene encoding potassium voltage-gated channel subfamily E member 3 isoform X1, with the translated sequence MPASSDSPPASISVAMETTNGTETWYESLHAVLKALNATLHSNLLCRPGPGPGSDNQTEERRLNLPGRDDNSYMYILFVMFLFAVTVGSLILGYTRSRKVDKRSDPYHVYIKNRVSMI